A region of Drosophila mauritiana strain mau12 chromosome 3L, ASM438214v1, whole genome shotgun sequence DNA encodes the following proteins:
- the LOC117141087 gene encoding serine protease 1-like, whose product MKVLIVFALALAYASGSALRSLDGPGGRITHGEDARTDQFPYQVGLSLKIGSSSAWCGGSLIGHEWVLTAAHCTDGVDSVEVYLGSTVRSSPKVKHHVTKNDIILHADWNSRTLRNDISLIRIPHVDYSSAIHNVELPKHESHYASYDGDEVIASGWGRTSDSSSAVAAHLQYAHMKVISNSECKHTYYSTIRDSNICVSTPAGVSTCNGDSGGPLVLASDKVQVGLTSFGSSAGCEKGYPAVFTRVTSYLDWIKEHTGI is encoded by the exons ATGAAAGTTCTCATTGTCTTCGctttggccttggcctacGCTTCCGGATCGGCCCTGCGCTCCCTGGACGGACCCGGTGGTCGCATCACCCACGGCGAGGATGCCCGCACCGACCAGTTCCCCTACCAGGTGGGACTCTCCCTGAAGATCGGCTCCTCCTCGGCCTGGTGCGGTGGCTCCCTCATCGGACACGAGTGGGTTCTGACTGCCGCTCACTGCACTGACGG AGTTGACTCCGTTGAGGTTTACCTGGGCAGCACCGTTCGCTCCAGCCCCAAGGTCAAGCACCATGTTACCAAGAACGACATCATCCTGCACGCCGACTGGAACAGCCGTACCCTTAGGAACGACATCTCCTTGATCCGCATTCCTCACGTGGACTACAGCAGCGCCATTCATAACGTTGAGCTGCCCAAGCACGAGTCCCACTACGCCTCCTATGATGGTGATGAGGTTATCGCCTCCGGATGGGGCCGCACTTCCGACTCTTCCAGCGCCGTCGCCGCCCACCTCCAGTACGCCCACATGAAGGTTATTTCCAACAGCGAGTGCAAGCACACCTACTACTCCACCATCCGTGACTCCAACATCTGTGTCTCCACTCCTGCTGGCGTGTCTACCTGCAACGGCGACTCCGGTGGTCCTCTGGTCCTGGCCTCCGACAAGGTCCAAGTCGGTCTTACCTCTTTCGGATCCTCTGCTGGCTGCGAGAAGGGCTACCCCGCCGTCTTCACCCGCGTCACCAGCTATCTGGACTGGATCAAGGAGCACACCGGCATCTAA
- the LOC117139233 gene encoding brachyurin, with the protein MMKLLVCALLVGSCTAVPLLTDVEPYITNGEPAEVGQFPYQAGLNVSFGNWSTWCGGTLISHYWIITAAHCMDGAETVTVYLGAINIGDESEEGQERILVEKSGIIVHSNYMASTVVNDISLIRLPAFVGFTDRIRAASLPRRLNGQFPTYESVRAFASGWGRESDASDSVSPVLRYVEMPIMPYSVCRMYWSGAVSEKMICMSTTSGKSTCHGDSGGPLVYKQGNSSYLIGSTSFGTSMGCQVGFPAVFTRISSYLDWILNHIIAHTKE; encoded by the coding sequence ATGATGAAGCTTTTGGTCTGTGCCCTGCTGGTAGGATCCTGCACGGCTGTCCCCCTCCTTACCGATGTGGAACCCTATATTACCAATGGGGAACCGGCGGAGGTGGGTCAGTTTCCCTACCAGGCCGGTCTGAACGTCTCCTTCGGAAACTGGAGCACTTGGTGCGGCGGCACCTTGATCTCACACTACTGGATAATCACAGCAGCACACTGCATGGATGGGGCGGAGACCGTAACGGTCTATTTGGGGGCCATAAACATTGGTGATGAGTCCGAGGAGGGTCAGGAGAGGATCTTAGTGGAGAAGTCGGGCATTATAGTGCACTCAAACTATATGGCTAGCACGGTGGTCAACGACATCTCGCTTATTCGATTGCCCGCCTTTGTGGGTTTCACTGATCGCATCCGGGCCGCCAGTTTGCCCCGCCGCTTGAACGGCCAGTTTCCCACGTACGAGTCCGTCCGGGCCTTCGCCTCCGGCTGGGGACGTGAAAGCGATGCCTCCGACTCGGTCTCCCCAGTGCTGAGATACGTAGAGATGCCCATCATGCCTTACTCTGTGTGCCGGATGTACTGGAGTGGAGCTGTGTCGGAGAAGATGATCTGCATGAGCACCACCAGCGGCAAGTCCACCTGTCATGGTGACTCTGGCGGTCCCCTGGTCTACAAGCAGGGCAACTCCAGCTACCTGATCGGTTCCACCTCTTTTGGAACCTCTATGGGATGTCAAGTGGGATTTCCGGCCGTGTTCACCCGCATCAGCAGCTACTTGGACTGGATCCTCAACCACATCATCGCCCATACTAAAGAATAA
- the LOC117141088 gene encoding brachyurin, translating to MQFSTISVFLLILVQGRSISCMDMGHGIGGRIAGGELARANQFPHQVGLSIEEPNDMFCWCGASLISDRYLLTAAHCVEKAVAITYYLGGVLRLAPRQLIRSSNPEVHLHPDWNCQSLENDIALVRLPEDALLCDSIRPIRLPGISSSRNSYDYVPAIASGWGRMNDESTAISDTLRYVYRFVESNEDCEYSYPSIKPTNICMDTTGGKSTCTGDSGGPLVYSDPVQNTDILIGITSYGKKSGCTKGYPSVFTRVTAYLDWIGEVSGVLYP from the exons ATGCAATTCAGTACGATTTCAGTTTTCCTGCTTATCTTGGTACAGGGAAGGTCGATCTCTTGCATGGATATGGGTCATGGGATCGGCGGGCGAATCGCTGGCGGGGAGTTGGCCCGCGCCAATCAGTTTCCCCATCAAGTGGGTCTGAGCATCGAGGAGCCCAACGACATGTTTTGCTGGTGTGGCGCTAGTTTGATCTCCGACCGATATCTGCTAACGGCTGCACATTGCGTTGAAAA GGCAGTGGCTATCACTTACTACTTGGGGGGAGTGCTGCGACTTGCCCCTCGACAGCTTATTCGATCGAGTAATCCCGAAGTGCATCTGCACCCTGACTGGAATTGCCAAAGCTTGGAAAACGACATTGCCCTTGTAAGATTGCCAGAGGATGCGCTGCTCTGTGATTCCATACGACCCATCCGGTTGCCAGGAATCTCATCGAGCCGGAACAGCTACGATTATGTTCCGGCAATCGCTTCCGGTTGGGGCCGCATGAATGACG AATCCACTGCAATATCGGATACCCTGCGCTATGTTTACCGCTTTGTGGAATCCAATGAGGACTGTGAGTACTCCTACCCTAGCATAAAACCTACTAACATCTGCATGGACACCACTGGAGGGAAATCCACCTGTACCGGAGACTCTGGAGGACCCCTGGTATACAGCGATCCTGTGCAAAACACGGACATTCTGATCGGTATCACTTCCTATGGCAAAAAATCGGGCTGCACCAAGGGATATCCATCGGTTTTCACACGCGTCACCGCCTATTTGGACTGGATAGGCGAGGTGAGCGGAGTTCTCTATCCGTAG
- the LOC117141083 gene encoding E3 ubiquitin-protein ligase Nedd-4 isoform X15: MNEDTDHTDSHNPSDISAPSTRRNSEEDNAAVPPMEQRSTGGEEEPLPPRWSMQVAPNGRTFFIDHASRRTTWIDPRNGRASPMPNQTRRVEDDLGPLPEGWEERVHTDGRVFYIDHNTRTTQWEDPRLSNPNIAGQAVPYSRDYKQKYEYFKSHIRKPTNVPNKFEIRIRRTSILEDSYRIISSVTKTDLLKTKLWVEFEGETGLDYGGLAREWFYLLSKEMFNPYYGLFEYSAMDNYTLQINNGSGLCNEEHLSYFKFIGRIAGMAVYHGKLLDAFFIRPFYKMMLQKPIDLKDMESVDTEYYNSLMWIKENDPRILELTFCLDEDVFGQKSQHELKPGGANIDVTNENKDEYIKLVIEWRFVARVKEQMSSFLDGFGSIIPLNLIKIFDEHELELLMCGIQNIDVKDWRENTLYKGDYHMNHIIIQWFWRAVLSFSNEMRSRLLQFVTGTSRVPMNGFKELYGSNGPQMFTIEKWGTPNNFPRAHTCFNRLDLPPYEGYLQLKDKLIKAIEGSQGFAGVD, encoded by the exons ATG AATGAAGACACCGATCACACAGACAGCCACAATCCCTCTGACATCTCAGCTCCGTCCACACGACGCAATTCCGAGGAAGACAACGCGGCTGTGCCTCCCATGGAACAA AGGAGTACTGGTGGTGAAGAGGAACCTCTGCCACCGCGCTGGTCGATGCAGGTAGCCCCCAACGGAAGGACATTCTTCATTGATCATGCCTCCCGGAGGACCACTTGGATAGACCCGCGCAACGGACGGGCAAGCCCTATGCCAAATCAAACTCGTCGCGTCGAGGACGACCTGGGTCCCTTACCAGAGGGCTGGGAGGAGCGGGTACACACCGACGGACGCGTATTCTATATAGATCATA ACACGCGAACCACGCAGTGGGAAGATCCTCGCTTGTCCAATCCAAATATTGCCGGTCAGGCTGTGCCCTATTCTCGAGATTACAAGCAGAAATACGAGTATTTCAAGAGTCACATTAGAAAGCCT ACAAATGTaccaaataaatttgaaatacgTATTCGTCGTACGTCGATACTGGAGGATTCATACAGAATTATTAGTTCGGTAACGAAGACCGATTTACTAAAGACTAAATTATGGGTAGAGTTTGAAGGAGAAACTGGCTTAG ATTATGGCGGCCTCGCAAGGGAATGGTTCTATTTATTATCAAAAGAAATGTTCAATCCGTACTACGGGCTATTCGAGTACTCGGCTATGGACAACTACACGCTCCAGATAAACAATGGCAGTGGTTTGTGCAACGAGGAGCATTTAAGTTACTTTAA ATTCATTGGCCGTATTGCGGGCATGGCTGTGTATCACGGAAAGCTGCTAGATGCCTTTTTCATTCGTCCATTCTACAAGATGATGCTGCAGAAGCCTATTGACCTAAAGGACATGGAGTCTGTGGACACGGAGTACTACAACTCGCTGATGTGGATTAAGGAGAACGATCCACGCATTCTGGAACTGACTTTCTGCCTGGATGAAGACGTTTTTGGGCAAAAGAGTCAGCACGAACTAAAGCCCGGCGGCGCCAACATAGACGTGACTAACGAAAACAAAGATGAATACATTAA ATTGGTTATCGAATGGCGGTTTGTGGCACGTGTCAAGGAGCAGATGTCGTCTTTCCTTGATGGTTTTGGATCGATAATTCCGCTGAATCTTATTAAGATTTTCGACGAGCACGAACTGGAGCTACTGATGTGTGGCATACAGAACATCGATGTGAAGGATTGGCGCGAGAATACTCTGTACAAGGGCGACTACCACATGAATCATATAATTATCCAGTGGTTCTGGAGGGCTGTACTTTCCTTCTCCAACGAGATGCGTTCTCGCCTGCTGCAATTTGTTACGGGCACTTCACGCGTGCCCATGAACGGTTTCAAGGAGCTTTACGGCTCAAATGGTCCACAGATGTTTACTATCGAAAAGTGGGGCACTCCTAATAACTTTCCAAGGGCACATACCTG TTTCAATCGCCTGGACCTGCCACCCTATGAAGGCTACCTGCAACTGAAGGACAAACTGATCAAGGCCATCGAGGGCAGCCAAGGATTTGCTGGAGTTGATTAA